A genomic window from Sparus aurata chromosome 4, fSpaAur1.1, whole genome shotgun sequence includes:
- the cart3 gene encoding cocaine- and amphetamine-regulated transcript protein-like, translated as MMPRTGTIQSSRLLSGALLCALLLLLSSVAAAEVVDAESEEELSPRALRDFYPKGPNLTSEKQLLGALQEVLEKLQAKRLPMWEKKFGQVPTCDVGEQCAVRKGARIGKMCDCPRGAFCNFFLLKCL; from the exons ATGATGCCGCGCACCGGGACCATCCAGAGCTCCAGGCTGCTCAGCGGGGCGCTGCTCTgcgcgctgctgctgctgctctccagcGTCGCTGCGGCGGAGGTGGTGGACGCCGAGTCGGAAGAGGAGCTGAGCCCCAGAGCGCTGCGGGACTTTTACCCGAAAGGTCCGAACCTGACCAGCGAGAAGCAGCTG CTCGGAGCTCTCCAAGAAGTTCTTGAAAAGCTGCAGGCTAAACGACTGCCTATGTGGGAGAAGAAATTCGGCCAAGTCCCGAcg TGTGACGTCGGGGAGCAGTGCGCCGTGAGGAAAGGCGCTCGGATCGGGAAGATGTGCGACTGTCCCCGGGGAGCTTTCTGCAACTTTTTCCTGCTGAAGTGCTTATGA
- the cdkn2aip gene encoding CDKN2A-interacting protein, whose translation MAGERSGEDIVSDYLGQNPQLAQWVETLRGYCETRKQWLARREFILRNMEAFPTVEPGVPSSSLDRLLSLSTVWANHVFLGCSYPQAVMDKIKEMSEGIVVIDAPTHRTTMDGMKAKRSATTEADADSCVKKAKCGPNELDSRPAGRTATRPVGQKSGPPPQAPAEHQPFFNRLYKAVAWKLVSAGGFGPNLDHFEILRSCVESCKQTLSCVFVPLKDIAGLPTARTQKEGHVCEIRCQTVYMGTGYGRDESAAKAMASKEALKAFQGRKVTVKICRRRYKGRDVEDLMLLDEQPRSQGFPPALSYPFQDEQLEDGSS comes from the exons ATGGCGGGGGAGAGGAGCGGAGAGGACATAGTTTCAGACTACCTGGGCCAGAATCCGCAGCTGGCCCAGTGGGTCGAGACTTTAAGGGGCTACTGTGAGACCAGAAAACAGTGGCTGGCTCGGAGAGAGTTCATCCTGAGGAACATGGAGGCTTTCCCCACTGTGGAGCCGGGAGTCCCCAGCAGCAGTCTGGACAGGCTGCTGTCTCTGTCCACGGTGTGGGCCAATCACGTTTTCCTGGGCTGCAG TTATCCTCAGGCTGTGATGGACAAGATCAAGGAGATGAGTGAGGGGATAGTTGTCATAGATGCACCAACTCACAGAACGACAATGGATGGAATGAAAGCAAAGAGGAGCGCCACAACTG AGGCCGAtgctgacagctgtgtgaagaaAGCCAAATGTGGGCCTAATGAGCTCGACAGTCGACCTGCTGGGAGGACAGCGACTCGGCCTGTGGGTCAGAAATCAGGACCTCCTCCCCAGGCCCCAGCAGAGCACCAGCCCTTCTTCAACCGCCTCTACAAGGCAGTGGCGTGGAAGTTGGTGTCGGCCGGGGGCTTCGGCCCCAACTTGGACCATTTTGAAATACTCCGGAGCTGTGTGGAGTCGTGTAAACAGACCctgtcctgtgtgtttgtgccactGAAGGACATTGCAGGTCTCCCCACAGCCCGCACACAGAAGGAAGGCCACGTGTGTGAGATTCGCTGTCAGACTGTTTACATGGGGACAGGATACGGGCGTGATGAGTCAGCTGCCAAAGCCATGGCTTCCAAAGAGGCCCTCAAAGCTTTTCAGGGGCGAAAAGTGACTGTAAAGATCTGCAGACGGAGGTACAAAGGGAGAGATGTGGAGGATTTGATGTTGTTGGACGAACAGCCTCGGAGTCAGGGCTTTCCTCCTGCACTCAGCTACCCTTTTCAGGACGAGCAGCTGGAAGACGGCTCCTCATAG
- the tubgcp4 gene encoding gamma-tubulin complex component 4, whose product MIHELLLALSGYPGTIFTWNKRTGLQVSQDLPFLHPSETSVLNRLSKLGSDYIRFTEFIEQHTGHVHPQEHHTNQPNQTGLHGIYLRAFCTGLDSMLQPYRQALLDLEQEFLGDPHLTISHVNYKLDQFQLLFPSVMVVVETIKSQKIHGCQILETVYKHSCGGLPPVRMALEKILAVCHGVMYKQLAAWMLHGLLLDQSEEFFVKQGPSAGGAAANQEEEEEDLGLGGLSGKQLRELQDLRLIEEENMLAPSLQQFSLRTEMLPSYIPIRVAEKILFVGESVQMFENHNHSPSRAGSILKHQEDLFAAELHRLKQQPLFSLVDFENLIDHIRSTVAEHLWTLMVEESDLLEQLKIIKDFYLLGRGELYQVFIDLAQHMLKTPPTAVTEHDVNVAFQQAAHKVLLDDDNLLPLLHLTVDYQGKDSKESTGPRDGATPPQDTSPREVPPTGWAALGLTYKVQWPLHILFTPAVLEKYNVVFRYLLSVRRVQSQLQHCWALQMQRKHLKSSQTDAVKWRLRNHMAFLIDNLQYYLQVDVLESQFSQLLQQINSTRDFESIRLAHDHFLSNLLAQSFILLKPVFHCLNEILELCHNFCSLVSQTVASLDERGTAQLDILVKGFRRQSSLLFKILSSVRNHQINSDLAQLLLRLDYNKYYTQAGGTLGSV is encoded by the exons ATGATTCACGAGCTGTTACTCGCGTTAAGCGGCTATCCGGGGACGATTTTCACATGGAACAAACGAACAGGACTGCAG GTGTCACAGGACCTTCCCTTCCTCCACCCCAGTGAGACCAGTGTCCTCAACCGGCTCTCTAAACTGGGCTCAGATTACATTCGCTTTACAGAGTTTATAGAACAACACACGGGCCATGTGCATCCTCAA GAACATCACACGAATCAGCCCAACCAGACGGGACTTCATGGAATTTACTTGCGGGCTTTCTGCACAGGGCTGGACTCCATGCTGCAGCCGTACAGACAGGCACTGCTGGACCTTGAACAAGAG tttcttggaGATCCACATCTGACAATATCTCATGTCAATTACAAGCTTGATCAG TTTCAGTTGCTGTTTCCTTCAGTGATGGTGGTGGTAGAAACTATAAAATCACAGAAG ATCCACGGCTGTCAGATCCTGGAGACGGTGTACAAGCACAGCTGTGGGGGGCTTCCTCCCGTACGCATGGCCTTAGAAAA AATTCTCGCTGTGTGCCACGGTGTGATGTACAAGCAGCTGGCAGCCTGGATGCTGCACGGACTGCTGCTGGACCAAAGCGAGGAGTTTTTCGTGAAGCAGGGGCCCAGTGCAGGAGGAGCCGCTGCCaaccaggaggaagaggaggaggacctGGGGCTGGGAGGCCTGAGCGGGAAACAGCTCAGAGAACTGCAGGACCTG AGGCTGATCGAGGAGGAGAACATGTTGGCTCCGTCTCTGCAGCAGTTCTCACTGCGGACAGAGATGCTGCCTTCTTACATTCCCATCAGAGTGGCAGAGAAGATCCTTTTTGTTGGAGAATCAGTCCAGATGTTTGAAAACCACAACCACAGCCCATCGAGAGCTG GCTCCATACTGAAGCACCAGGAGGACCTGTTCgctgcagagctgcacagaCTCAAACAGCAGCCTCTTTTCAGCCTGGTGGACTTTGAAAATTTGATCGATCACATCAGGAGCACAGTGGCAGAG CATCTGTGGACTTTGATGGTGGAGGAGTCGGATCTGCTGGAACAGCTCAAG ATTATTAAGGACTTCTACCTGCTGGGTCGTGGCGAGCTCTACCAGGTTTTCATCGACCTTGCGCAGCACATGCTGAAGACGCCTCCGACAGCCGTCACTGAGCACG ATGTGAACGTGGCCTTTCAGCAGGCGGCTCATAAAGTTCTCCTGGACGACGACAACCTCCTGCCTCTGCTGCACCTCACTGTGGACTACCAGGGCAAAGACAGCAAAG AGTCGACGGGCCCCAGAGACGGAGCCACTCCTCCACAGGACACCTCCCCTCGCGAGGTCCCTCCCACAGGCTGGGCTGCTCTCGGTCTCACCTACAAGGTTCAGTGGCCGCTGCACATCCTCTTCACTCCTGCCGTCCTGGAGAA GTACAACGTTGTGTTCAGGTACCTCCTGAGTGTTCGGCGGGTGCAGTCGCAGCTGCAGCACTGCTGGGCTCTACAGATGCAGAGGAAACACCTCAAGTCCAGCCAGACAGATGCTGTTAAGTGGAGACTACGCAACCACATGGCCTTCTTGATCGACAACCTGCAGTATTACTTACAG GTGGACGTGCTCGAGTCTCAGTTCTCTCAGCTGCTCCAGCAGATCAACTCCACCAGAGACTTCGAGAGCATCCGTCTGGCCCACGACCACTTCCTCAGTAACCTGCTCGCCCAGTCCTTCATCCTCCTGAAGCCG GTGTTTCACTGTCTGAACGAGATCCTCGAGCTGTGTCACAACTTCTGCTCTCTGGTCAGTCAGACGGTGGCGTCGCTGGACGAGAGAGGAACTGCTCAGCTGGACATCCTGGTCAAG GGCTTTAGACGCCAGTCATCGTTACTGTTTAAAATCCTCTCGAGCGTCAGGAACCATCAGATAAACTCTGATCTGGCTCAGCTGTTACTGCGACTGGACTACAACAAATACTACACACAGGCTGGAGGCACGCTGGGCAG tgtTTAA